From Glycine max cultivar Williams 82 chromosome 11, Glycine_max_v4.0, whole genome shotgun sequence, the proteins below share one genomic window:
- the LOC100800608 gene encoding zinc finger CCCH domain-containing protein 44, with protein MEPQLQPKLDPAPEVVSGGGGDSEKSHVSDVTEVRDVDMAQANGACCPSVLKRKRGRPAKGNRVPKGIIPPSRQKQEEEDVCFICFDGGSLVLCDRRGCPKAYHPSCIKRDEAFFRSKAKWNCGWHICSTCGKGSHYLCYTCTYSLCKGCTKKADFVSIRENKGLCGMCKKTIMLIENCAQGDKAACEVDFDDKSSWEYLFKVYWTYLKEKLSLTFDEILQAKNPYKGVARLEASGVAVDVSSLLLSPKMELPINNFVNDKPWHYQDPTGKVQGPFSLLQLYKWDAFGYFPPDLRIWSVDETQDNSIFLTDVLSGKCTNNVSLPNNSQQLSLGTNSTLENKDNGQDGGENENNLSRNENSANHQIVERCEEQKVSDTCTQSNGKDESVRSNGWNSQSPGLTIQADGNNNEGQSGNSERREESPKCEISCHDVPHVYASLPSTVFSEKLNENPSDKLTEVHKIEVKSEDNGNFDLNKISEGRSNSGQSCQKQSDSEENSGLSSGQNWRCPDVTNPVCNISTWLSIFGEPNDLDESVSDLLAEVEAMESLGGLESPTSIMKCGEELTDGSITDCLSFADALSPMLDAGKGDALSSSGDLHLPSQTTTPDDPLKQADVHHHPQKISGEHSTKSSEVESTFSKISWNPTIQYSWDPPNC; from the exons ATGGAACCGCAGCTTCAGCCCAAGCTGGACCCCGCGCCGGAGGTTGTTAGCGGTGGCGGTGGGGATTCGGAGAAGTCGCATGTCAGTGATGTCACCGAGGTTCGCGACGTTGACATGGCGCAGGCAAACGGCGCTTGTTGCCCTTCCGTTTTGAAACGGAAGCGCGGTCGCCCGGCCAAGGGAAACCGCGTTCCGAAAGGGATTATACCGCCGTCGAGGCAGAAACAGGAAGAAGAGGATGTTTGCTTCATATGCTTCGACGGTGGAAGCCTCGTTCTCTGTGATCGCCG GGGATGCCCTAAAGCGTATCATCCCTCGTGTATTAAGCGAGACGAGGCCTTTTTTCGCTCAAAGGCCAAATGGAATTGCG GTTGGCATATATGTAGCACTTGTGGGAAGGGATCACATTATTTGTGCTATACCTGTACCTATTCTTTGTGCAAGGGATGTACAAAAAAGGCTGATTTTGTCTCTATCAGAGAAAATAAAGGTTTATGTGGAATGTGCAAGAAGACTATAATGCTTATAGAGAATTGTGCCCAGGGTGACAAGGCAGCG TGTGAGGTGGATTTTGATGACAAGAGCAGCTGGGAGTATCTTTTCAAGGTGTACTGGACGTATTTGAAGGAGAAGCTATCTTTGACATTTGATGAGATCCTTCAAGCTAAAAATCCGTACAAAG gagttgcaagattagaagcatCTGGTGTTGCGGTGGATGTTTCATCATTACTTCTGTCTCCAAAGATGGAGCTGCCAATCAACAATTTTGTGAATGATAAACCGTGGCATTATCAGGATCCAACAGGGAAGGTTCAAGGACCTTTCTCTTTATTGCAGCTGTATAAGTGGGATGCATTTGGATATTTTCCTCCAGATCTCAGAATATGGAGTGTAGATGAGACACAGGATAACTCTATATTCTTAACTGATGTGCTGAGTGGGAAGTGTACAAATAATGTGTCGCTGCCAAACAACAGCCAACAGCTGTCTTTGGGAACCAATAGTACATtggaaaataaagataatggTCAGGATGGTGGTGAGAATGAGAACAATCTGTCTAGGAATGAAAATTCTGCAAACCATCAAATTGTTGAGCGCTGTGAGGAGCAAAAAGTGTCTGATACTTGTACACAATCTAATGGTAAAGATGAATCTGTTAGGAGCAATGGTTGGAACTCTCAGTCTCCAGGTTTGACTATACAAGCAGATGGGAATAACAATGAGGGGCAAAGTGGAAATTCTGAAAGGAGGGAGGAGTCCCCCAAATGTGAAATTTCTTGTCATGATGTCCCCCATGTATACGCTTCACTGCCTTCAACTGTATTTTCAGAGAAACTGAATGAGAATCCTTCTGATAAATTAACAGAAGTTCATAAGATTGAAGTAAAGTCTGAAGATAATGGAAATTTTGACTTGAACAAAATTTCTGAGGGTCGAAGTAACAGTGGGCAAAGTTGTCAGAAACAATCAGACAGTGAGGAGAATTCAGGGCTATCTTCTGGTCAGAATTGGAGATGCCCTGATGTAACCAATCCAGTGTGTAACATATCTACATGGCTATCAATCTTTGGTGAACCAAATGATTTGGATGAGTCAGTTTCAGATCTGCTGGCTGAAGTGGAGGCAATGGAGTCACTTGGGGGCTTGGAATCTCCCACTTCTATCATGAAATGTGGTGAGGAGTTGACTGACGGTTCTATAACTGATTGTCTTAGTTTTGCAGATGCGCTTAGCCCAATGCTTGACGCAGGTAAGGGTGATGCACTAAGCTCCTCAGGTGATTTACACTTACCATCTCAAACCACAACACCAGATGACCCATTAAAGCAAGCAGATGTACATCATCATCCTCAAAAAATATCTGGGGAGCATTCAACAAAGAGTTCAGAAGTTGAG TCTACTTTCTCTAAGATTAGCTGGAACCCAACCATTCAATATTCCTGGGATCCTCCTAATT GTTGA